From Treponema rectale, one genomic window encodes:
- a CDS encoding substrate-binding domain-containing protein, translating to MKKLMALAMALLCAVSFMGCNKNKKSGGLIKVGIINNPPSESGYRAANVADFANVFTKENGYETKTYYSIKNDEQLTAASQFITDGVDYLLISAAATDGWESVLKQAERAGIKVFLFDRMLNVNAKLYEAAVVSDMANEGETAVAWLKAQKLPEYRVIHIQGAMGSDAQIGRTGALEAEFTKGTMKKVVQQTATWDEAEAKKIVESVINSGDKFNVIYAENDGMAKGAVAALDEAGITHGVNGDVIVMGFDCNKWALRELLKGNWNYDGQCSPFQAAKIDEMIKSGNVAAKKVINPEKGFDAKTITQADIDTYGLGD from the coding sequence ATGAAAAAATTGATGGCTCTGGCTATGGCACTTCTGTGTGCCGTAAGTTTTATGGGATGTAACAAGAACAAGAAAAGCGGCGGACTTATTAAAGTTGGTATCATTAATAACCCTCCGTCTGAATCAGGATATCGTGCAGCTAACGTTGCAGATTTTGCCAATGTATTTACAAAAGAAAATGGTTATGAAACAAAAACCTATTACAGTATAAAGAATGATGAACAGCTTACAGCTGCTTCTCAGTTCATTACTGACGGGGTTGACTATCTTCTTATTTCTGCTGCTGCTACTGACGGTTGGGAATCAGTTCTCAAACAGGCTGAACGTGCAGGAATCAAAGTATTCCTTTTTGACCGCATGCTTAATGTAAATGCAAAACTGTATGAAGCTGCAGTTGTTTCTGACATGGCAAATGAAGGTGAAACTGCTGTTGCATGGCTTAAGGCTCAGAAACTTCCTGAATATCGTGTAATCCATATCCAGGGTGCAATGGGATCTGATGCACAGATTGGACGTACAGGTGCCCTTGAAGCTGAATTTACTAAAGGAACAATGAAAAAAGTTGTTCAGCAGACAGCTACATGGGATGAAGCAGAAGCAAAGAAAATCGTTGAATCTGTAATTAACTCAGGTGACAAATTCAATGTAATTTATGCAGAGAATGACGGTATGGCAAAAGGTGCCGTTGCAGCTCTTGACGAAGCAGGAATCACTCACGGTGTAAACGGTGATGTAATCGTAATGGGATTTGACTGCAACAAGTGGGCTCTCCGCGAACTTCTTAAAGGCAACTGGAACTATGACGGTCAGTGCTCACCATTCCAGGCTGCAAAGATTGACGAAATGATTAAGAGCGGCAATGTTGCTGCAAAGAAAGTTATCAATCCTGAAAAAGGATTTGATGCAAAGACAATCACTCAGGCTGATATTGATACATACGGACTTGGAGATTAA
- the ispF gene encoding 2-C-methyl-D-erythritol 2,4-cyclodiphosphate synthase, which produces MSSPLVLVVTAAGSSTRMGTGIKKEYMPAGNSTVLAKALNAFLKSAAFDIAVITVPKGKEKQAEEAVFTDCETEILLNRHSTKLIFTEGGSTRQQSVYKALLSAKENLSEKQLSQSPIVLIHDGARPFVTEQIILDTIQGVEENDAAAPGITPVDTQKEISADNKISRHLTRSSLTAIQTPQGFRLLPLMQCHKKASELKKEFTDDTEIWDNYPELTGNSKVQIVKGDPCNIKITYPRDLKEKRMIRVGLGTDLHRLVEGRKLMLGGVEIPSAKGELGHSDGDVLLHAITDALLGASGMGDIGSYFPPEDPQWKDADSAKLLEKVWSDIQKQGWTLGNLDCVIEMETPKFLPWRQKVIDSIADVLKTESCRVFVKAKTNEKLDSVGKAEAVKAYCTCLLEK; this is translated from the coding sequence TTGTCCTCTCCCCTTGTTCTTGTCGTAACGGCAGCCGGTTCTTCCACAAGAATGGGAACCGGTATAAAAAAAGAATATATGCCGGCAGGTAATTCTACTGTGCTGGCAAAAGCCCTCAATGCATTTCTTAAATCCGCAGCTTTTGATATTGCAGTAATTACAGTTCCGAAAGGGAAAGAAAAACAGGCTGAAGAAGCCGTGTTTACTGATTGCGAAACGGAAATCCTGTTAAACAGACATTCAACAAAACTTATTTTTACGGAAGGCGGTTCCACAAGACAGCAGTCCGTTTACAAAGCCCTGCTTTCTGCAAAAGAAAATCTTTCAGAAAAACAGCTTTCACAGTCCCCGATTGTACTCATCCATGACGGAGCCCGTCCTTTTGTTACGGAGCAGATTATCCTTGATACAATACAGGGCGTTGAAGAAAATGATGCGGCTGCTCCCGGAATAACCCCGGTTGATACCCAGAAAGAAATATCAGCAGATAATAAAATAAGCCGGCACCTTACAAGAAGTTCCCTGACGGCAATACAGACACCTCAGGGCTTCAGGCTGCTGCCCTTAATGCAATGTCATAAAAAAGCATCTGAACTTAAAAAAGAGTTTACTGACGATACGGAAATCTGGGATAACTACCCTGAACTGACCGGAAACTCAAAAGTTCAGATCGTAAAGGGAGATCCCTGTAATATAAAAATAACTTATCCCCGGGACCTTAAGGAAAAACGAATGATTAGAGTTGGACTTGGAACTGACCTGCACCGTCTTGTAGAAGGAAGAAAACTCATGCTGGGAGGTGTAGAAATTCCTTCAGCAAAAGGCGAACTTGGACATTCAGACGGAGACGTACTTCTTCATGCCATTACAGATGCCCTTTTGGGAGCCTCAGGGATGGGAGATATAGGTTCTTACTTTCCTCCGGAAGATCCGCAATGGAAAGATGCCGACTCTGCAAAGCTTCTCGAAAAAGTATGGTCAGACATTCAGAAACAGGGATGGACTTTAGGAAACCTTGACTGTGTCATAGAAATGGAAACTCCAAAGTTTCTTCCATGGCGTCAGAAAGTAATAGACAGTATTGCAGATGTTTTAAAAACAGAAAGCTGCCGGGTATTCGTTAAAGCCAAAACAAACGAAAAACTCGACAGCGTAGGAAAAGCAGAAGCAGTAAAAGCTTACTGCACCTGCCTTCTTGAAAAATAA
- a CDS encoding ABC transporter permease, with amino-acid sequence MTLKTKTSDILKKVTQSQLAIPLFALLLLVIFNLIRDPSFFAITIKQNNMGNSVLSGNLVSILNGASELVILSIGMTLVTAATKGQDISIGAVAAIAGSVFVKILRSGTITPGIIIGGLLLACIVAILFCMFNGILIAKFGIQPMIASLILYTAGRPIAYWINGGATPNVESPLLNYLGSFIPGIAVPSPILIVICFIVIMMLLLKFTTLRLYLQAVGINEKAAKLNGISPVFMKLIVFVVLGICVAIAGSMNVCRIGLINHETILIDIEMDAILAVAIGGNSLGGGKFRLAGSIIGAYIIQSLTITLYAMKVSSTAVKAYKAAVIVAIVVIGSPVVKELFKKLRARCSAAMASKAVKEVK; translated from the coding sequence ATGACTTTAAAAACAAAAACTTCGGATATATTAAAAAAGGTTACCCAGTCTCAGCTTGCAATTCCGCTTTTTGCACTGCTTCTTCTGGTAATATTTAATCTTATAAGGGATCCTTCATTTTTTGCGATTACAATAAAGCAGAATAATATGGGAAACTCCGTTCTTTCCGGAAACCTTGTAAGTATTTTAAACGGTGCTTCTGAGCTTGTAATTCTTTCTATAGGAATGACACTCGTAACGGCAGCAACGAAAGGACAGGATATTTCTATCGGTGCCGTTGCGGCAATTGCAGGAAGTGTTTTTGTAAAAATACTCCGTTCAGGAACGATTACTCCGGGAATAATTATCGGCGGTCTTCTGCTTGCATGTATTGTTGCAATTCTGTTCTGCATGTTCAACGGTATACTCATTGCAAAGTTCGGCATTCAGCCTATGATTGCTTCCCTCATTCTGTATACTGCAGGACGACCGATTGCTTACTGGATTAATGGAGGAGCAACCCCTAACGTAGAAAGCCCCCTGTTGAATTATCTTGGCAGTTTTATACCGGGTATTGCAGTTCCTAGTCCTATACTTATTGTAATCTGTTTCATTGTCATTATGATGCTTCTGCTTAAGTTTACTACGTTACGTCTGTATCTTCAGGCAGTAGGTATTAATGAAAAGGCTGCAAAATTAAACGGTATCAGTCCGGTATTCATGAAGCTTATTGTCTTTGTTGTTCTTGGAATCTGTGTTGCAATTGCAGGCTCGATGAATGTCTGCCGTATAGGTCTTATCAATCACGAAACGATTCTCATTGATATTGAAATGGATGCCATTCTTGCCGTTGCAATAGGCGGAAACTCTCTGGGCGGCGGAAAATTCAGACTGGCAGGATCGATAATAGGTGCCTATATAATTCAGTCCCTTACTATTACTCTTTATGCAATGAAAGTTTCTTCTACTGCCGTAAAGGCTTACAAGGCTGCAGTAATAGTTGCAATTGTTGTTATAGGTTCTCCTGTTGTCAAGGAACTTTTTAAGAAACTTCGTGCACGCTGTTCGGCTGCAATGGCTTCAAAAGCAGTAAAGGAGGTTAAGTAG
- a CDS encoding sugar ABC transporter ATP-binding protein, translating into MEDNVILTMRGICKEFPGVRALHNVDFTLRRGEIHALMGENGAGKSTLVKVLTGVHIKDSGQIKIDGCEGEAQIRSPQDAQNAGISTVYQEITLCPNLTVAENMFIGRGRYHFINWHAQEKKADEILRRLNIPARAAQQLGTCSIAVQQMVAIARAVDMDCKVLILDEPTSSLDEREVELLFTLMRDLKSRGVGIIFITHFLEQVYEVCDRITVLRNGELVGEYAIKDMPRVELISAMLGKSLDDISQLKNEKKNTSAKDDYVYEAEGLSSAEGVKPFDFKIARGEVNGFTGLLGSGRSESVRAVFAADRVTGGRVKIEGKNVKILKPKDAMKNGIGYLPEDRKGDGIIQDLSVRENIILALQVLRGFFKPISKAESERIADEYIKLLEIKTASQETPIKSLSGGNQQKAILARWLLTNPKYLILDEPTRGIDVGTKIEIQKQVLKLAEKGVSVTFISSEIQEMLTVCSRLIVMKDRNIVGELTGDELTQDTIMRTIAGGSVKK; encoded by the coding sequence ATGGAAGATAATGTTATTCTGACAATGCGTGGAATCTGCAAGGAGTTTCCTGGTGTGCGTGCGCTGCATAACGTGGATTTTACTCTGCGCAGAGGTGAAATTCACGCTCTTATGGGGGAAAACGGAGCAGGAAAATCTACGCTGGTAAAAGTTCTTACCGGTGTTCATATAAAAGACTCAGGTCAGATTAAAATAGACGGATGTGAGGGTGAAGCTCAGATCCGTTCTCCTCAGGATGCACAGAATGCAGGTATCAGTACTGTGTATCAGGAAATTACTTTATGTCCTAATTTAACTGTAGCAGAAAATATGTTTATAGGACGCGGCAGATATCATTTTATTAACTGGCATGCACAGGAAAAAAAGGCAGATGAAATTCTCAGGCGCCTTAACATTCCTGCACGTGCGGCACAGCAGCTCGGTACCTGTTCCATTGCCGTTCAGCAGATGGTAGCAATTGCAAGAGCTGTAGACATGGACTGTAAGGTTCTTATTCTTGATGAACCTACATCATCCCTTGATGAACGTGAAGTTGAACTTTTATTTACTCTGATGCGTGATTTAAAGTCCCGCGGAGTAGGAATTATATTTATCACTCATTTTCTTGAACAGGTATATGAAGTCTGTGACAGAATTACTGTTTTAAGAAACGGTGAACTTGTTGGGGAATATGCTATTAAAGACATGCCGAGGGTAGAACTTATTTCTGCAATGCTCGGTAAGAGTCTTGATGATATTTCCCAGCTGAAAAACGAAAAGAAAAACACAAGTGCAAAGGACGATTACGTTTATGAGGCTGAAGGGCTTTCCAGTGCAGAAGGAGTAAAGCCTTTTGACTTTAAGATTGCACGGGGTGAAGTAAACGGCTTTACAGGTCTCCTCGGTTCCGGAAGAAGTGAAAGCGTACGTGCTGTTTTTGCAGCTGACAGAGTTACCGGCGGACGGGTAAAAATCGAAGGAAAAAATGTAAAGATCTTAAAGCCTAAGGATGCAATGAAAAACGGAATCGGTTATCTTCCGGAAGACAGAAAAGGAGACGGAATCATTCAGGATCTTTCTGTCAGGGAAAATATTATTCTGGCACTTCAGGTATTGCGCGGATTCTTTAAGCCGATATCGAAAGCAGAATCAGAGCGTATTGCTGATGAATATATTAAGCTTCTTGAAATAAAAACTGCATCTCAGGAAACACCTATCAAGTCCCTCTCCGGCGGAAACCAGCAGAAGGCAATTCTTGCAAGATGGCTTCTGACTAATCCTAAGTATCTTATTCTTGATGAACCGACACGCGGTATTGACGTCGGTACAAAAATTGAAATTCAGAAACAGGTTCTTAAGCTGGCAGAAAAAGGTGTAAGCGTAACGTTTATTTCTTCTGAAATTCAGGAAATGCTTACAGTATGTTCCCGTCTTATAGTAATGAAGGACAGAAACATTGTAGGTGAATTAACGGGAGATGAACTTACCCAGGATACAATCATGCGTACGATTGCAGGAGGAAGTGTAAAAAAATGA
- a CDS encoding CarD family transcriptional regulator yields MAKPKTEFALNQKVVYPSQGVGKITEIFKRDFKGEQVYFYKIYLEVSDMIVMVPAEKATALGIRAIVSAEEAQEALDLISEDFETPTSDWKLRYQMNLDLLKKGTVKDIASIVRCLYHRSKVKELPILERKLYDNAKKLLEDEIADAMKISVKEVEDMLHARLEPLGAKIEKKPVYSDEDEDDEDEFADERDSSRDSDDDDEDEDD; encoded by the coding sequence ATGGCTAAACCGAAGACAGAGTTCGCATTAAATCAAAAAGTCGTTTACCCGAGTCAGGGTGTAGGAAAAATCACCGAAATTTTTAAGCGTGACTTCAAAGGTGAACAGGTATATTTTTACAAGATTTATCTTGAAGTTTCAGACATGATCGTTATGGTTCCGGCAGAAAAAGCTACGGCATTGGGTATCCGTGCCATCGTATCTGCCGAAGAAGCACAGGAAGCACTGGATCTTATCAGCGAAGACTTCGAAACCCCGACGTCTGACTGGAAACTCCGCTACCAGATGAATCTTGACCTCCTTAAAAAAGGTACAGTAAAAGATATTGCGTCAATCGTACGCTGTCTTTATCACCGTTCAAAGGTAAAGGAACTTCCTATTCTTGAACGTAAATTATATGACAATGCAAAAAAACTTCTTGAAGACGAAATTGCAGATGCAATGAAGATTTCTGTAAAAGAAGTAGAAGATATGCTTCATGCAAGACTTGAACCTCTTGGTGCAAAAATCGAGAAAAAACCTGTCTATTCTGATGAAGACGAAGATGACGAGGATGAATTTGCAGATGAACGCGACAGTTCAAGAGATTCAGATGACGATGATGAAGACGAGGATGATTGA
- a CDS encoding response regulator: MYSVFIVDDEPIVLDGIRSRIDWEANGFTFAGEAGDGEIALSMIHEIKPDILITDIKMPFMDGLQLAQEVKRTQPWIKIIILSGHDEFDYAKKAISIGIQDYILKPFTPEEITAGLKKAAGEIDRERRQFSDITKMKEELKSKEALIKKEFLNNLLHGSADMNTVMEKCQELGINLLSRWYKVIISRIDSKSGSQQNQQQTCSLLNSYSASWEQAVSFFHHSNLLVCIFKGSTQEELDENVYRTAETISHITSKNEDCMCVTAIGITVEHLFELKDSYEDAKKILAAQPHEKENRIISSEDLKSENSQILELKETDPFIDRLKYAGKNDINAIIEESMTLVRKNPGQFKVFASYLLVDLIFEVSKLIENLGGDIKQLKPELLQRSFIDEAVLNEKNLTDHIETLLNFALEYRNSRITGKYADVIFKAKKYIEENYADQNTTLTTVAQAVAMSPNHFSTIFSQECKSTFIEYLTNVRIENAKKLMRETDMKGYDIAYECGFSDPHYFSYIFKKNTGLTPREYKATLS; this comes from the coding sequence ATGTATAGCGTATTCATAGTTGATGATGAACCAATTGTACTTGACGGAATAAGATCCAGAATTGACTGGGAAGCAAACGGTTTTACTTTTGCAGGAGAAGCAGGAGACGGAGAAATCGCACTTTCCATGATTCATGAAATAAAACCTGACATCCTTATAACGGACATAAAAATGCCTTTCATGGACGGTCTGCAGCTGGCACAGGAAGTAAAACGGACCCAGCCATGGATTAAAATAATAATTCTTTCCGGCCATGATGAATTTGACTATGCAAAGAAAGCCATTTCAATCGGAATACAGGATTACATTCTTAAGCCTTTTACGCCGGAAGAAATTACTGCAGGACTGAAAAAAGCAGCCGGTGAAATTGACAGGGAACGCAGGCAGTTTTCTGACATAACAAAAATGAAGGAAGAATTAAAATCCAAAGAAGCGCTTATAAAAAAAGAATTTCTGAATAATCTCCTTCACGGTTCCGCAGACATGAATACAGTTATGGAAAAATGCCAGGAACTGGGAATAAACCTTCTTTCAAGATGGTACAAGGTCATCATCAGCCGTATAGACAGCAAAAGCGGCAGCCAGCAGAATCAGCAGCAGACCTGTTCACTTCTTAATTCCTACTCTGCAAGCTGGGAACAGGCCGTATCGTTTTTCCATCATTCAAATCTTCTGGTCTGTATTTTTAAAGGAAGCACACAGGAGGAACTGGACGAAAACGTCTATAGAACCGCTGAAACAATTTCTCATATTACGAGTAAGAACGAAGACTGTATGTGTGTCACGGCAATAGGAATCACTGTCGAACATCTTTTTGAACTGAAAGATTCCTATGAAGACGCAAAGAAAATTCTCGCAGCACAGCCCCATGAAAAGGAAAACAGGATAATAAGTTCCGAAGACCTTAAGTCCGAAAACAGTCAGATACTTGAGCTTAAAGAAACGGATCCTTTTATAGACAGGCTGAAGTATGCAGGCAAGAACGACATAAACGCAATCATAGAAGAATCCATGACCCTTGTAAGAAAAAATCCCGGCCAGTTCAAAGTGTTTGCCTCCTATCTTCTTGTAGACCTTATATTTGAAGTTTCAAAGCTTATAGAAAACTTAGGGGGAGATATAAAACAGCTGAAACCGGAACTCCTTCAGAGAAGTTTTATAGACGAGGCAGTTCTTAACGAAAAGAACCTGACGGATCATATCGAGACCCTGCTTAATTTTGCCCTTGAATACAGAAACTCCAGAATAACCGGAAAATATGCAGACGTTATTTTCAAGGCAAAAAAATATATCGAAGAAAATTATGCCGATCAGAACACAACGCTTACCACGGTTGCACAGGCAGTGGCAATGAGTCCGAATCACTTCAGCACGATATTTTCACAGGAATGCAAATCTACTTTTATTGAATACCTTACAAACGTTCGCATAGAAAATGCAAAAAAACTTATGCGGGAAACAGACATGAAAGGCTATGACATCGCATATGAATGCGGATTCAGTGACCCGCACTACTTCAGTTACATATTCAAAAAAAACACGGGGCTTACACCCCGTGAATATAAAGCTACACTAAGCTGA
- a CDS encoding adenylate kinase: protein MNFIFLGPPGAGKGTLASQVAEEYGIPQISTGDIFRENIKNQTELGKKVKAIMDAGGLVSDDVVLEIVEDRLKKDDCKKGFILDGFPRTIPQAEAFEKLGIDVKVVNFEVNNDLIIARLSNRRVCKNCKANYNVKFMPPKVEGKCDKCGGELFTREDDKLESITNRLEVYRKETEPLIDFYRKLNKMTDIDSARDSAEVLVDFKKLFPAK from the coding sequence ATGAACTTTATCTTTTTAGGTCCACCGGGTGCCGGAAAAGGAACCCTTGCATCTCAGGTTGCAGAAGAATATGGAATTCCACAGATTTCAACAGGAGACATCTTCCGCGAAAACATTAAAAACCAGACTGAACTTGGAAAAAAAGTAAAGGCAATCATGGATGCCGGAGGACTGGTCAGCGACGACGTTGTTCTTGAAATCGTAGAAGACCGCCTTAAGAAAGATGACTGCAAGAAAGGATTCATTCTTGACGGATTCCCGCGCACGATTCCACAGGCAGAAGCTTTTGAAAAACTCGGCATTGATGTAAAAGTTGTAAATTTTGAAGTAAACAATGACCTTATCATAGCACGCCTCTCAAACCGCCGCGTATGCAAAAACTGCAAGGCAAACTACAACGTAAAATTCATGCCTCCGAAGGTTGAAGGCAAATGCGACAAATGTGGCGGAGAACTCTTTACCCGTGAAGATGACAAACTTGAGTCAATCACTAACCGTCTTGAAGTATACCGCAAGGAAACAGAACCGCTGATCGACTTTTACCGCAAACTGAATAAGATGACAGACATCGACAGTGCCCGCGATTCGGCAGAAGTTCTTGTTGACTTCAAAAAACTTTTCCCTGCAAAATAA
- a CDS encoding ABC transporter permease, whose protein sequence is MSFTSNIKNLFSKKGERHPLSNTALLLTITICTFVVMYVFAMAVWGGGFLNPQQFFNLFNNNAYLIIISCGLTIVMITGGIDISVGGSIALITMASVVFMEDHGGGVFSSLLIALGIGLAIGAVQGFLVAYLKIQPFIVTLAGMFFTRGMTTIVSKVPRTATNELFVKLKDFYLDIPFLGSYAKNGNFIPAYVELGVLIMIAVVLVCWFVLKWTRFGRNLYAVGGNSESALMLGINVKRTQFFAYLICGLLAGIAGFVYLLHTGAGNASNATQAEIQAIASSIIGGTLLSGGVGSIIGTLFGVMSLKTISNIVVASGLREPYWQSITTGLMLCFFILLQSVILSYRKKKLGSAA, encoded by the coding sequence ATGTCGTTTACTTCAAATATAAAGAATCTGTTTTCTAAAAAAGGAGAACGTCATCCGCTGTCAAATACGGCGCTGCTTCTGACGATTACCATATGTACTTTTGTAGTCATGTATGTTTTTGCCATGGCTGTATGGGGCGGAGGTTTTCTTAATCCTCAGCAGTTTTTTAACCTGTTCAATAATAATGCTTACCTTATAATCATTTCATGCGGACTTACAATTGTAATGATTACAGGAGGAATAGATATTTCTGTAGGCGGAAGCATTGCCCTGATTACCATGGCTTCTGTTGTCTTTATGGAAGATCATGGAGGCGGTGTATTTTCTTCTCTTCTTATTGCTCTTGGAATCGGTCTTGCCATAGGAGCCGTACAGGGATTCCTTGTTGCATACCTTAAGATTCAGCCTTTTATCGTTACTCTTGCAGGAATGTTTTTTACACGTGGAATGACGACTATTGTAAGTAAAGTTCCCCGAACTGCTACGAATGAGTTGTTTGTAAAGCTCAAGGATTTCTATCTTGATATTCCTTTCCTCGGTTCATATGCAAAGAACGGTAATTTTATTCCGGCATATGTTGAGCTGGGAGTTCTTATAATGATTGCCGTTGTTCTTGTATGCTGGTTCGTACTTAAGTGGACACGGTTCGGACGTAATCTTTATGCTGTGGGCGGTAACAGTGAAAGTGCCCTCATGCTGGGTATTAACGTAAAACGCACTCAGTTTTTTGCATATCTTATCTGCGGTCTTTTAGCAGGAATTGCAGGTTTTGTATATCTTCTTCATACAGGTGCAGGAAATGCTTCAAATGCAACGCAGGCAGAAATTCAGGCTATAGCTTCTTCGATTATCGGAGGAACCTTACTGTCCGGAGGTGTGGGCAGTATTATCGGAACTTTGTTTGGTGTAATGTCCCTTAAGACTATCAGCAACATTGTAGTTGCATCAGGCCTCAGGGAACCATACTGGCAGAGTATTACAACAGGTCTTATGCTGTGCTTCTTTATTCTCCTTCAAAGTGTCATACTTTCTTACAGAAAAAAGAAGCTGGGGTCCGCAGCATAA